Part of the Trypanosoma brucei gambiense DAL972 chromosome 8, complete sequence genome, CGTAATCTACTCGGTCGCCGTGCTGATATTGCCGTGGGTTTTCTGTTGTGGCTTCTGTGCTTTGGCGGTGCCTCTGGATATGTGGTGGCAATCGGTGACGTCCTCCGGGGGTTGCTTTCACATGAAAAGGTGCCGGCGTACCTTAAAACAGACAGGGCTCGCCGTCTTCTGATGGCCGCCATTTGGTTTGTCTTCATCTTTCCCTTGGCGCTCCCTAAGAGGGTGAATTCATTGCGCTATGCGTCAGCGATCGGCGTTTCGTTCATCCTATTCTTCGCCATCTGTGTGGTGGAGCACTCAGCTGAGAAGATGGTTACCGATGGCGGCATCAAGCAGGAACTTGTCATGTTCCGCTCCGGTAATGACGCCGTGGCAGGGCTTTCGCTATTCATCTTCGCTTATCTTTGTCATGTAAACTCATTCTCCATCTTCTTTGAGATGAAGAAGCGTTCCGTCACTCGTATGACACGCGATGCGGCGGTGAGCTGCTCCGTTTGCTGCTTTGTCTACCTGCTCACTGGATTTTTTGGCTACGCAGAATTCGGCACAACAGTGGAAGGCTCCGTTCTGAAACTTTACGACCCCTACGCAAATCCcgtcttctttgtttgcttcgtTGGCATCATCGTAAAACTCTGCGCTGGGTTTTCGCTTAACATGCTCGCATGCCGCACAGCCCTCTTTCAGGTGCTGCGGTGGGACCTGGATACCATGTCATATGTCAGGCACAGTATCGTCAGTGTTTCATTTGCTGTCGGTTCGCTCGTTCTCGGTTTGTTTGTGCCAGACATCAACGTTATCTTCGGGCTTGTCGGCGCCTTCTGCGGTGGTTTCATTGGCTTTATATTCCCAGCACTCTTCATCATGTACGCCGGTGGTTGGACACGCCAAAGCGTGGGCTGGGTGCAGTATATATTGACGTATGTATTGCTCATCTTGGGCGTCGTTGCAATTGTCTTTGGTACTAGCACATCCATTTATTACACAATTAAGAAGTACTATTAAGAAAGGCAAGGGAAGGAGTGCAAACGGTCCGTGAGGGGAACGGCAGTTCGGTAGGCTTTGGGATGCACTTTACTGAGCAAATAAACAGCTAACGAGTGATTTTTACTTAACTTTTTATATGGGCCTTTatcctttattattttacccaTACGGTTTTATTGTTGTACGCATCCGATACTCGAACCACTTGGCCGCGGTTTTCGCCCACAAGAACAGTTCAACCTTAGCTGCAGAAGCGTGAGACCGTTGCGGCGGAGTGGGATCCAtttttccatcatttctttccgttgtttggtttacttttttctgttgttgttatttctttcctcacttttttttcgttgaccTTGGCAAGTTGCGGGGGGCTAGTCCTTTACACGTGTGTGAAAATGACGGTCACTTGTGCGGCCTAACTAACCCAATGGGTAAACTGAACCAGCGAAACAGCTAAAAGTTTTAACACCTTCCACTAcaattattcttttttctacCAATCCTTAAAGCTACAGCCCTTCCCTCAAGTGTTTTacctgtttatttttattttaattgaCAAACTCTCAGCGTTGTTCTCCACCTTGGCGGTATCGCCAAATCTCGGTTTTTACAATCTCCATCTAAAATACTGAGTTATAATTGCACACTTACAACCTCCAGCAGTCCATGTGAATACTGAATCAAGTGCCAAAAActattccctcttttttcatttttcaacCCCCAACACCTAGTGTATCACATACAGATAGAAGGGCAGTgttaataattaaaaaaaaacacgaacCACAGCAACACCCACCGACAATACATAGTCACCATTTCTTAACCAGTTGCGACTCATTTTATACAtcaaacagcaaaaacaacaacgaacaaataaaaaattactTACcaccacaaaaaacacaaacaaaaatttaAGGAAAGAACCTTCTAAAGGCAACATCACTTTTCCAGCCTACAAACATCTATATTTCACGAAAAATtcaccaaaaaaaatttgttgACGACGAAATATGAagttttacaccaaaacacgcattcttgcacaaCATGCACAACGTTGCATGTTTGTACACAAAAtgtgcactattgcgtattttcacgtaaAATACGCGTTCATACGTGtgattgtgcaaaaacagtgttgcaatgcaacatGTAATAACgtgttttggtgtaaaacacgcattcttgcacaaCATGCACAACGTTGCATGTTTGTACACAAAAtgtgcactattgcgtattttcacgtaaAATACGCGTTCATACGTGtgattgtgcaaaaacagtgttgcaatgcaacatGTAATAACgtgttttggtgtaaaacacgcattcttgcacaaCATGCACAACGTTGCATGTTTGTACACAAAAtgtgcactattgcgtattttcacgtaaAATACGCGTTCATACGTGtgattgtgcaaaaacagtgttgcaatgcaacatGTAATAACgtgttttggtgtaaaacacgcattcttgcacaaCATGCACAACGTTGCATGTTTGTACACAAAAtgtgcactattgcgtattttcacgtaaAATACGCGTTCATACGTGtgattgtgcaaaaacagtgttgcaatgcaacatGTAATAACgtgttttggtgtaaaacacgcattcttgcacaaCATGCACAACGTTGCATGTTTGTACACAAAAtgtgcactattgcgtattttcacgtaaAATACGCGTTCATACGTGtgattgtgcaaaaacagtgttgcaatgcaacatGTAATAACgtgttttggtgtaaaacacgcattcttgcacaaCATGCACAACGTTGCATGTTTGTACACAAAAtgtgcactattgcgtattttcacgtaaAATACGCGTTCATACGTGtgattgtgcaaaaacagtgttgcaatgcaacatGTAATAACGTGTTTTGGTttaaaacacgcattcttgcacaaCATGCACAACGTTGCATGTTTGTACACAAAAtgtgcactattgcgtattttcacgtaaAATACGCGTTCATACGTGtgattgtgcaaaaacagtgttgcaatgcaacatGTAATAACGTGTTTTGGTttaaaacacgcattcttgcacaaCATGCACAACGTTGCATGTTTGTACACAAAAtgtgcactattgcgtattttcacgtaaAATACGCGTTCATACGTGTGATTGTGCAAAAaccagtgttgcaatgcaacatGTAATAACGTGTTTTGGTttaaaacacgcattcttgcacaaCATGCACAACGTTGCATGTTGTACACAAAATGCNNNNNNNNNNNNNNNNNNNNNNNNNNNNNNNNNNNNNNNNNNNNNNNNNNNNNNNNNNNNNNNNNNNNNNNNNNNNNNNNNNNNNNNNNNNNNNNNNNNNacacatgcggccgaaacgagacgcaagatggacttcagactactgcagatagcagccatctcagcttctacatgggggccaagacgacaagtactgagagctttttatctagcactcgtacaggcacacaccatgtatggcattgaggtatggtactgggacgcttcggaacgaagtcgcgacctccttgcagcagcacaaaacaaagccagtcgcatcatagctggcataccgcatgggactcgcaaagaggactctctgatggaagcaaaccccctgccactcaagacgaccgctcttgtgcgcagtatgaaattcatgctgatgtgtgagtcacgaggcggatgtttgcggcgcagtgctgaagaagtataccacagcaaacacccagtcagagtcttacactcccgcatcatgcggtcctacccccacctccacattgagccacgagagcacccactagagacatcgacgctccaccacagctgccgaccgatatttcacacgcagataaagcctgtgtgcgctgatgaccctaacgatgtcaaaagggaggcttccgaaaagcggattgaacggcattttgcacggagggggaaggagccaccgcggcgagagcactacgaattgtggactgatggatccgtgtccctcggtgagatgtgcggagcagctgccctgctctatagaaacaacacgctgatttgcgcacccaagaccggagcaggggaactctcatgcagttacagagcggaatgcgtagcattagagataggactgcaacggctgctgaaatggcttccggcatacagaagcacaccgagcaggttgtccatcttctccgactcgctgtcaatgttaacagcactgcagacaggccccctagccgtaacggacccaattctgagacgactatggaggcttctgcttcaagttcagagaaggaaggtgcgtatccgactgcaatttgtgtttggccattgtggcgtgaaacggaacgaggtttgtgatgaaatggccaaaaaggccgcagatttaccacagttgcgagacacatggatccccgacatcattgcttatgcgaagcgagtgcttaggtcggaagaagtccatgagaacactcataggtttggtgtcacgggcaaccactttccaacaaaacataaggaagaactgacgagggaagaagaaacggtattggcacgctttcggcttgggtcttcaagacactatggatggatgtttcGAAAGATCAActcgagtgtgcctccacagtgccgatggtgtaacccgcaacatgcagcgatggggccaacaatacaaacagccccacctgttgcgacacgcactcttcagagaacctccgaaccgaccaaatgtacggaatgtgatgccacataccaatgccgctcgagtgctgtaacgcatatggtaaacaaacatggctttgtgcgagctgatgccctccggaggatcaaatacgacgatgcaacacctgcagtggacatcccccggagccccctccagtggtggcgatcgttcctctaccatcgagcacacgagtcccgatgagaccgcaggtgcttcattgtaccctctgtgcctccaaattcgcagtgccaggccgactattacaccaccttagaacaatacatggcataggtagcggtagtttccgcgtgaaaagggggcgagagaacgaggactcattgcaaggagatggtagagccccagcagcgccagcctctcaggatacacggaagctgccgtttcaatgtgacctgtgcgaggcgagcttcggtacacgctcttccctgtcacaacacaagaaattcaaacataagagcagaGTGActgaggacggtaccgtggtggtggtgcaattccctcgtaagcgtgcccgtgagggaaacgttgacgtcccggggaaaggcgaggtgcagtgtggtgtgtgccaaaaagtgctcagttgcagggactccctcatccgacactgtaaggctttccataaaggtgagggagtcgagcttaaatgcagcaaaagcacaaaattgtgtgccactgattccccgcatacaaacacatccatgttggtgtgcccgacatgcggaaggcagtgtgctagcaaaactggcctcaccctacatcaaaagaagatgcacggtatgaaggtagagtgcgctgttaccagccaacgcggcgactgcgaagaaacgtcgctgcacctgatgagctgtccaggtttgaaggagttacgtgtcaggtttgcggtggaaggtgtgtgtgcctgtgtgcaggatgtatgcttctccaaaaggctggcgcagtttcttattgcggttgaacggagccggccgcaggtgaagtcctcacctaaggtaacagtcatacaactcactctcccttctgcaacttccccccttatttccgagtgtggagctagcaggaaaag contains:
- a CDS encoding amino acid transporter, putative, whose product is MTSGAAAQAPNKCPTNEAAAEPLRVPNVLTGEPFVSPNSNEGEALEKPERPTNALARCFHFILPRGGALSGIFNLASVTLGAGIMSIPSAFNTSGMIMAIIYLVLVTVFTVFSIFLIVSAAEKTGYRSFESMARNLLGRRADIAVGFLLWLLCFGGASGYVVAIGDVLRGLLSHEKVPAYLKTDRARRLLMAAIWFVFIFPLALPKRVNSLRYASAIGVSFILFFAICVVEHSAEKMVTDGGIKQELVMFRSGNDAVAGLSLFIFAYLCHVNSFSIFFEMKKRSVTRMTRDAAVSCSVCCFVYLLTGFFGYAEFGTTVEGSVLKLYDPYANPVFFVCFVGIIVKLCAGFSLNMLACRTALFQVLRWDLDTMSYVRHSIVSVSFAVGSLVLGLFVPDINVIFGLVGAFCGGFIGFIFPALFIMYAGGWTRQSVGWVQYILTYVLLILGVVAIVFGTSTSIYYTIKKYY